CAACTGGGCCTGGGCAGCGGGGCTCGCTGTGGCGCTGCTCGTGCTCGGCGGCTACCTGCTCGCGCTCTACCTAGGCATCCTGGGACGAGAGGTGCGGGGCGGCCGCGGGGCCATCGGGCCGGCGCTGGCCCATGCCGCGCGCGTCCTGTGGCGGCTCGTGGCGCTCGGCGTGGTCGTGGCGGGCATCGCCGTCGTGCTGGCGCTCCCGGCCATGATGATGGTGGGCGTGCTCTCGTTCTTCTACCCGCAGGGCGCCATGTTCCTGGCCACCGTGGTGGGCTGGCTGGGCCTCGGTTTCTTGATCTGGGTTGCGTTCTACCTGTTCTTCGCCGTGGACGCCATGGTGCTGGACGACGTAGGGGTACGCCAGGCGGTCTCCAGGAGCGTAACCCTGGTGCGGCTGAACGGCGGCGCGACGGCGGCCCTCATCCTGCTGACACTCACGCTGACCTGGGGGCTTGGCGTCGTGTGGGAAGCCATCGCCTCGGGCACAGCCGGCACCGCCGTCGCCATCCTGGCCAACGGATTCGTGAGCACGGCGCTGGCCGCCGCAAGCCTGATCTTCTATAGCAGTCGCTGGCGCGCGCTGGAACAGCGCGTAGCGGTCCTGACTGCCCTGGCAGGCGAATCGGCCACAAAACCGGACAGAACCAATCCATCGGGTGAAAAAGACCTATGAGCGACAGGGGCAACGAGAAGAACAACTCCTACGGCGTGCACGACATCCAGGTCCTTGAGGGGCTGGAGGCCGTGCGGCGTCGCCCGGGCATGTACATCGGCAGCACCGACATTCGGGGGCTGCACCACCTGGTCTTTGAGGTGGTGGACAACTCCATTGACGAGGCGCTCGCCGGATTCTGCAATCGCATTCGGGTTACCATCCGCGCCGACGGGTCGGTGGTCGTGGAGGACAACGGGCGCGGCATCCCCGTGGGGCCCCACCCCAACCAGAAGGACGCCGACGGCAAGCCGATGGACGCCCTGCAGGTGGTGATGACCATCCTGCACGCCGGCGGCAAGTTCGGCGGCGGCGGGTACAAGGTCGCCAGCGGGCTGCACGGCGTCGGCGTGTCGGCCGTCAACGCGCTGTCGGAATGGATGGAGGTGGAGGTGCGTCGGGATGGCGGGGTGTACCGCCAGCGATACGAGCGCGGCCACCCGGTTACGCCCGTGGAGCGCATCGGCAAGGCCGACGGCACGGGCACGAAGACGACGTTCCTCCCCGACAGCGAGATCTTCAAACAGGGCATAGACTACAAATTTGAGACCCTGGCGCAGCGTTTCCGCGAGATGGCCTTCCTGACGCGCGGGCTGAAGATCACCTTCGTGGACGAGCGCGAAGACCGCGAGATGTCGTTCTACTTTGAGGGCGGCCTGCGCTCCTTCGTCTGGTACCTGAACCGCGGCCGCGAGGTGCTCCACAAGCCCATCTACGCCGAAAAGCAGGTCAACGGCACCCAGGTTGAGGTGGCCATCCAGTACAACACCGGTTACAGCGAGTCGGTCTATGCCTTCGCCAACAACATCAACACCGTGGACGGCGGGACGCACCTCACCGGCTTCCGCTCCGCGCTCACCCGCACGCTGAACGACTACGCCCGCAAGAGTGGGCTTCTCAAGGAGAACGAGCCGAACCTCACCGGCGACGACGTGCGCGAGGGCCTCACAGCCGTCATCAGCGTCAAACTCACCGACCCGCAGTTTGAAAGCCAGACGAAGGCCAAACTGGGCAACGCCGAAGTCAAGGGCCAGGTGGAATCGGTGGTGGCCGACACGCTTGCCACGTTCCTGGAGGAAAACCCCCGCGAGGCCAAGGCCATCGTGGAGAAGAGCCTCATCGCTTCCCGCGCGCGCGAGGCCGCACGCCAGGCCCGCGACCTCGTCATCCGCAAGAGCGCGCTGGAAAGCCTGTCGCTCCCCGGCAAGTTGGCCGACTGCTCGGAGCGCGACCCTCTGAAGGCCGAACTGTACATCGTGGAGGGCGACTCGGCAGGCGGCTCGGCCAAGCAAGGGCGCGACCGCCGATTCCAGGCCATCCTCCCGCTGCGGGGCAAGATCCTCAACGTGGAAAAGGCCCGTATGGACCGAATGCTCAACAACAACGAGGTGCGGGCGCTCATCACGGCGCTGGGCACCGGCATCGGCGAGTCGTTTGACCTGTCCAACCTGCGCTATGGCCGCGTCATCATCATGACCGATGCCGATGTGGACGGCGCGCACATCCGCACGCTTCTGTTGACGTTCTTCTTCCGCTACATGCCTGCCCTGATTGAGAACGGGCACCTGTTCATCGCCCAGCCGCCGTTGTACCGCATAGAAAAAGGCAAGCAGCACTACTACGTGTACACCGAGGCCGAGAAGGACCAGATTCTGGCGAAACAGAAGGGTGAAAACATCACCATTCAGCGTTACAAGGGCCTGGGCGAAATGAACCCGGAGCAGTTGTGGGAAACGACGATGAATCCGGAGAACCGCACGCTGCTTCAGGTTACCGTGGAGGACGCGGTAGAAGCCGACCGCACCTTTGAGATGCTCATGGGCAATCAGGTGCCCCCGCGCCGGCGTTTCATCCAGACCCACGCCAAGAACGTGCGCAACCTGGACGTGTAGCGGCGACGGTAACCGCGAATGGACGCGAATTCGCGCCCATTCGCGGTTTCTCTTTGCCATGCCGAGCGAAGCATCTCGTTTGGCGAGACTCTTCGCCGCCCCGCGGCCCAGAATGGCAGGGAGCCCGCCCCCGCGCCCCTACCGCAGATAGTCCCGCAGTTTGCTGCTGCGGCGCGGATGGCGCAACCGCATGAGCGCCTGGGCCTCTATCTGGCGGATGCGCTCGCGGGTCAGGCCGAACTTGCGCCCCACCTCTTCCAGCGTGTGGGTCTGCCCGTCCACCAGGCCGAACCGCATCTGGAGGATGCGCACCTCCCGCTGGCTGAGCGCGCACATGAGTTCCTCCAGTTGCTCGCGCAGGAGCGAATGCGAGGCCGCCGTGCTCGGGCTGACCGACGTCTCGTCCTTGATGAACTCGCCCAACTCGCTGTCGCCATCCTCGCCGACGGGAGCCTCCAGCGACAGGATTCGGGTGGCGGCCTTCATGATGCGGCGGACTTTGTCCTCCGGAAGGTTGAGCCGCTCGGCCAGTTCCTGGTGGGTCGGCTCGCGCCCCAATTCCTGGGCCATGTCCTGCGAAATGCGGGCCACGCGGGCGATCTGGTCGTGCATGTGGATGGGCACGCGGATGGTGCGGCTCTGATCGGCCACGGCACGCGCCACCGCCTGGCGAATCCACCACGTGGCGTAGGTGCTGAACTTGTAGCCGCGCCGGTAGTCAAACTTCTTCACCGCACGGATCAGGCCGATGTTGCCCTCCTGGATGAGGTCCAGGAACGGCACGCCCCTGCCGATGTACTTCTTGGCGATGCTGACGACCAGCCGCGAGTTGGCGCGGATGAGGTGATCGCGGGCCTCCTCCCCCTCGCGCACCCAGGCCTCCAGCCGTTCCCGACGCGCCGGCGAGAGATTGGTCTGCTCCAGCATGCGCCGCGCCTTCTGGCCGCGCTCCATGCGCTTCGCTAGGGTTACTTCGTCCTCGGCGGTCAGCAGCGGCACGCGGCCGATCTCCCGCAAGTACAGATTGATGGGATCGCTCACGTCGGCCGGAGACTCGTCAATGTCAAGGATGTGTCTGGCTTCCAAATCGGGGACGTCTTCGTCGGCCGAATCTTGCTCCGCAGGCCATGGGGACTCATCGTCAAGGGGACAGAGGGCAAAATCCTCTTCGGGTTCCGTGAATGCAGCAACCTCGTCGTCCGTCTCGCCGATTGGTAGGCGGTTGAGATTCAAGTTGCCTCCTCACTCTATTATCTATTATATGAAACGTGCAAACGTAACGCTCGGTTCCGCTGGAGCCCGCGACACTACTCGTGAGTTTCAAACCCTTCCCATTATTATACCACAGTTTTCATAAATTGGCACACCCAATTTTCTTAAAACATACGTTTCCACCTTCTACGAGCCCTCTCCCCGTGGAGTTGGAACTGCGAATCGCGCGCGTAGGGCAGGTTTCCATACCTGCCCCCTGCGTCCGGCGGCTATGGAAAGCCGCCCTACGAACTCGGAAAAGGTCGCTTCGGATGCTGCGCGCCCTCGCAACGCCGCGCCAACGGACGTTGGAACCGAGCCTTCCCCAGCCCCGCACAAAGCCCGCGCCCCAAGCCCCCATCAGGGCGTCGGCGTGGGTGTGGCGGATGGGATGGGCGTTGCCGACGGCGTAGGCGTTACCGTCGGCGTCGGTGTAGGCGTCGGCTTCCGTGGCGGCTCGGCGATCATCTGCTCCAGCGTGTTGATGCTCCAGGCATACACCAGGTGCACCTCCGGACGGTCGTCGGCGATGGCGTACCGGTACGTCCCCGTGGGGTTCTGGTCGCCCACCCGCAAGGTATGATGCTCGCCGCTCGCCAGCGTGAGCGTTACCGTGAGAGTCGGTGCCGCAAGCCCGTAGTCCGACAGGTTCAGCGTGTCGCTGAGCGCGCGGGTGGAACGCAGGCTGCTCAAGTCGCTCACGACGCCCCCCACGCGGCTCCCGTCCGCTTCGTACACAAACGGCGCGCGTATCCACCAGGTCTGGCCTTCCGCGCGCTCCAGGACAAGCGCCTGGCCGTCGCTCTTGGCCGCTTCCAGGCGCACAACCTGATCCTGCGGAATCTCCCAGAGCGGAGCCGCCCCGACCTGCTCCTGTGGCGACTGCTTGGACTTGGGCACCTCCACCAGGAACACGTAGCCCGTCAGCGCCAGGAGAATGACGAACAGGATGAGCGTGTTGCGCAGTCTCACCTCAACCCTCCGAACCCGGCGTTATCGCCGCCGCC
The sequence above is drawn from the Chloroflexota bacterium genome and encodes:
- a CDS encoding DUF4340 domain-containing protein codes for the protein MRLRNTLILFVILLALTGYVFLVEVPKSKQSPQEQVGAAPLWEIPQDQVVRLEAAKSDGQALVLERAEGQTWWIRAPFVYEADGSRVGGVVSDLSSLRSTRALSDTLNLSDYGLAAPTLTVTLTLASGEHHTLRVGDQNPTGTYRYAIADDRPEVHLVYAWSINTLEQMIAEPPRKPTPTPTPTVTPTPSATPIPSATPTPTP
- the gyrB gene encoding DNA topoisomerase (ATP-hydrolyzing) subunit B, which codes for MSDRGNEKNNSYGVHDIQVLEGLEAVRRRPGMYIGSTDIRGLHHLVFEVVDNSIDEALAGFCNRIRVTIRADGSVVVEDNGRGIPVGPHPNQKDADGKPMDALQVVMTILHAGGKFGGGGYKVASGLHGVGVSAVNALSEWMEVEVRRDGGVYRQRYERGHPVTPVERIGKADGTGTKTTFLPDSEIFKQGIDYKFETLAQRFREMAFLTRGLKITFVDEREDREMSFYFEGGLRSFVWYLNRGREVLHKPIYAEKQVNGTQVEVAIQYNTGYSESVYAFANNINTVDGGTHLTGFRSALTRTLNDYARKSGLLKENEPNLTGDDVREGLTAVISVKLTDPQFESQTKAKLGNAEVKGQVESVVADTLATFLEENPREAKAIVEKSLIASRAREAARQARDLVIRKSALESLSLPGKLADCSERDPLKAELYIVEGDSAGGSAKQGRDRRFQAILPLRGKILNVEKARMDRMLNNNEVRALITALGTGIGESFDLSNLRYGRVIIMTDADVDGAHIRTLLLTFFFRYMPALIENGHLFIAQPPLYRIEKGKQHYYVYTEAEKDQILAKQKGENITIQRYKGLGEMNPEQLWETTMNPENRTLLQVTVEDAVEADRTFEMLMGNQVPPRRRFIQTHAKNVRNLDV
- a CDS encoding RNA polymerase sigma factor translates to MEARHILDIDESPADVSDPINLYLREIGRVPLLTAEDEVTLAKRMERGQKARRMLEQTNLSPARRERLEAWVREGEEARDHLIRANSRLVVSIAKKYIGRGVPFLDLIQEGNIGLIRAVKKFDYRRGYKFSTYATWWIRQAVARAVADQSRTIRVPIHMHDQIARVARISQDMAQELGREPTHQELAERLNLPEDKVRRIMKAATRILSLEAPVGEDGDSELGEFIKDETSVSPSTAASHSLLREQLEELMCALSQREVRILQMRFGLVDGQTHTLEEVGRKFGLTRERIRQIEAQALMRLRHPRRSSKLRDYLR